One genomic segment of Theobroma cacao cultivar B97-61/B2 chromosome 6, Criollo_cocoa_genome_V2, whole genome shotgun sequence includes these proteins:
- the LOC108662379 gene encoding umecyanin-like has translation MARFMCMAVVGIVAAVSLMQCAAAQTVHVVGGDMGWTVPQNGAAAYSTWAAGKRFMVGDILEFNFATNEHDVLQVPKASFDACSNDNPIGSTITVGPANVTLTSAGENYFICTFGQHCQFGQKLAITVSGSSDSPLPAPSPTSTPTTPNSPCPTSGPTGSTPSGSAPDPNGNTNSSSSAVLASLLLSMLAIVMGLIA, from the exons ATGGCAAGGTTCATGTGCATGGCTGTTGTTGGTATCGTGGCCGCGGTGTCTCTAATGCAATGCGCGGCGGCGCAAACGGTGCATGTGGTGGGGGGCGACATGGGATGGACCGTTCCCCAGAATGGTGCCGCCGCATACAGCACTTGGGCGGCTGGTAAGAGGTTCATGGTTGGAGATATTTTGG AGTTCAATTTCGCAACAAATGAACACGACGTGCTGCAAGTCCCCAAGGCATCGTTTGATGCATGCAGCAACGACAACCCTATAGGAAGCACTATCACCGTCGGACCGGCCAACGTGACCCTCACCTCCGCCGGGGAAAACTACTTCATTTGCACATTTGGCCAGCACTGCCAATTTGGCCAAAAGTTAGCCATTACTGTTTCTGGCTCTTCCGACTCTCCTTTGCCAGCACCTTCACCCACCAGTACTCCGACCACCCCTAACAGCCCCTGTCCTACATCTGGTCCCACTGGCTCGACTCCTTCGGGATCAGCACCGGACCCCAATGGCAATACTAATTCTTCATCTTCTGCTGTTTTAGCCAGTTTGTTGCTGTCCATGTTGGCCATTGTTATGGGTTTAATTGCCTAA
- the LOC18595256 gene encoding glucan endo-1,3-beta-glucosidase 14 has protein sequence MECTFFHYLATSHMGSTLFLWLLLIFSVLCSPVAAAHSATWTYGVNYGRIANNLPAPESVVTLLKAAKINHVRIYDADHGVLQAFKGSGIEIIVGLPNEYLKEISIGEDRAMIWVKENVQAFLPGTRIRGIAVGNEILGSGPIELWEVLLSAAKNVYSALYRLGLKDTVQVSSPHSEAVFANSFPPSACIFRPDVLPFMRPLLQFFSQIGSPFYINAYPFLAYKNDPEHIDINYALFKDNAGIYDAKTKLHYDNMFEAQVDAAYAALEKAGFPKMEVIVSETGWASRGDPDEAGATVKNAKTYNKNLRKRLAKKKGTPFRPKMVVRAYVFALFNENSKPGPTSERNFGLFKPDGSIAYNIGFTGLVPSAAASSFLSFKDIAVQGWFFMAWAVVLLQSLGL, from the exons ATGGAATGCACTTTCTTTCATTACCTCGCTACATCTCACATGGGTTCTACTCTCTTTCTTTGGCTCCTCCTCATCTTCTCTGTCTTATGTTCTCCCG TTGCAGCAGCACATTCAGCCACATGGACCTATGGAGTAAATTATGGCAGAATAGCAAACAATTTACCGGCACCCGAGAGTGTGGTGACCCTTCTAAAGGCTGCGAAGATAAATCACGTCCGAATCTATGATGCTGATCATGGAGTTCTGCAGGCCTTTAAAGGGTCTGGTATAGAAATTATAGTTGGACTTCCCAATGAgtatttgaaagaaataagtaTAGGGGAGGATCGAGCCATGATTTGGGTAAAAGAAAATGTACAGGCATTCCTTCCGGGAACTCGTATTCGAGGAATAGCTGTGGGAAATGAGATATTAGGTAGTGGTCCTATAGAACTTTGGGAGGTTTTATTGTCTGCAGCAAAGAATGTTTACAGTGCTCTTTACAGGTTGGGTTTAAAAGATACTGTTCAGGTTTCAAGTCCACATTCAGAGGCTGTATTTGCCAATTCCTTCCCACCATCTGCCTGCATCTTCAGACCTGATGTTCTTCCATTCATGAGGCCACTTCTGCAGTTCTTCTCTCAGATTGGTTCTCCATTTTATATAAACGCATATCCATTTCTAGCCTATAAGAATGATCCTGAGCATATTGACATTAACTATGCCCTATTCAAAGATAATGCCGGCATTTATGATGCAAAGACCAAGCTACACTATGATAACATGTTTGAAGCTCAGGTTGATGCAGCTTATGCTGCACTGGAAAAAGCTGGTTTTCCAAAGATGGAGGTCATTGTTTCTGAAACTGGTTGGGCTTCTCGTGGGGATCCAGATGAAGCAGGTGCCACAGTTAAGAATGCAAAGACTTACAATAAGAATTTGCGTAAACGGCTAGCCAAAAAGAAGGGTACCCCCTTCAGGCCAAAGATGGTTGTGAGGGCTTATGTTTTTGCCCTGTTCAATGAAAACTCCAAGCCGGGACCAACCTCTGAGAGAAACTTTGGATTGTTTAAGCCTGATGGAAGCATAGCCTATAATATTGGATTCACTGGACTTGTACCTTCTGCAGCAGCCTCctcatttctctcttttaaG GATATTGCAGTTCAAGGTTGGTTTTTCATGGCTTGGGCTGTAGTTCTACTGCAGAGTTTAGGCTTGTAA
- the LOC18595258 gene encoding protein LURP-one-related 12, translating into MKAGLVVDGEYIYEEEKHLTVLKTSLFFANDGFTVYDCKGQLVFRVDSYGPGPRDKGEVVLMDAHGRCLLTVRRKRPSLHHRWEGFLGERSEGQKPIFSLKRSSIIGRCGMTVEVFNSPGEEYQIEGNFGQRSCTILNAGKELVAEIKRKVDASTNVVLGKDVFLLSLKPGFDGAFAMGLVLVLDQINGDDYVQYDGAEISPTAED; encoded by the exons ATGAAAGCAGGTTTAGTTGTGGATGGCGAGTATATCTATGAAGAAGAGAAGCATCTCACTGTTCTCAaaacttctctttttttcgCCAACGATGGCTTCACTGTTTACGATTGCAAAGGTCAGTTAGTCTTCCGAGTCGACTCGTACGGCCCGGGCCCTCGTGATAAAGGTGAAGTCGTTCTCATGGATGCTCACGGAAGATGTCTACTCACTGTAAGAAGAAAG AGGCCGAGTTTGCATCACCGGTGGGAGGGCTTTCTAGGCGAAAGATCAGAGGGTCAGAAACCGATCTTCAGTTTGAAAAGATCATCGATAATCGGACGGTGTGGGATGACGGTAGAAGTGTTCAACAGTCCAGGTGAGGAGTACCAGATCGAAGGAAACTTCGGACAGCGCAGCTGCACGATCTTGAATGCAGGCAAGGAATTAGTGGCTGAGATCAAACGCAAAGTAGATGCTTCCACCAACGTGGTACTCGGTAAGGACGTTTTCTTGCTTTCCTTAAAACCTGGCTTTGATGGGGCCTTCGCTATGGGATTGGTGCTGGTTCTTGATCAGATCAACGGTGATGATTATGTTCAATATGATGGGGCTGAGATTTCCCCTACCGCAGAGGATTGA